In Terriglobus aquaticus, the genomic window GGCAGTGCGGCACTGCGCGATGAACCGATCTACAAAGGTCCCGCCAAACTCTTCCCGTCCGCAACTCTTTGGCGCGGGCTCAGCGAAGTACAGATGTCGCAGGCTGTCGGCGAGCACAGCTTGCAGGATCTGTCCTTTGGCCGCTGTTCGTCCGTCCCGATCCAGGCGTTTGTTGTAGAGCCGCTGCATCGCTCCATCGATTACTACGTTGGCCGGGCCGGAATCGAAAGCTAGCACCTCGGTCGAACCCGCCGGCAGTGCCGCCATATTCGCAATGCCGCCCAGATTTTGCAGGATGCGGTTGCGCGTGGGGTGCGCGTACAGCACGCGATCCAGCATCGGTACCAGAGGCGCGCCCTGGCCACCCGCTGCCATGTCCGCCGGACGGAAATCACTGACCACCGGCAGGCCGGTACGGGCAGCGATCTCTGCCGCCTCGCCAAGCTGCCACGTACACCGCAGCGTTGTGCCCAGGTATTTCGCAGGTGCGCCTTGGTGGTACACCGTCTGTCCGTGAACGCCGGCCAGCTTGGCTCGTGTGCCAAGCTGTGCTTCCGCTGCCAGAATCGCTTCGGCGTACACCTCACCCAAGCGCCAGTGAAGCCGAGCTAGTTCGGCGGTGGAGATGCTCCGCGCGTCCATGGCTGCCAGCACGGCGGCACGCAGTCTTGACGGGTATGCGGAGTGTGTGTGCCCCAAGAGCTTGATCCGCGGCGTACCGTCAGACCGGCCGGGGCTGATGCGCACCAGCGCAACGTCGACCCCGTCGGCAGACGTTCCACTCATCACACCGGCTACCACTAGGGGCCCCGGCGGAGGATACGGCAGGCTTGCCCTCTGCTGCCGGCGCTTGGCCTCTACTCGGTCAGTGCTGCTCATTGTTCGATCTCCTGCTTCAACTCGGCCAGCAATTGCAGAGCTTCCATGGGCGTCATCCGGTCTACGTCCGTCGAGCGCACACGGTCGACCACACGCTGCGACAGGGGCGTAAACATGGTCATCTGCAGTGCCGGTTCCGCTGCCTGTACGACGGCTGCACCCGCGGCGACGCCGGCGCTTTCCGCCTTCTCATGCAGCTTCAGCACCGCTCGTGCGCGCTCGATCACGACACGCGGAACACCGGCCAGCTTTGCCACTTCGATGCCGTAGCTGCGATCGGCCGCGCCGCTTTCCACCTGGTGCAGGAACACGATGCCCGCGCCGCCTTCGCGGCAGGCCACGCGCAGATTCTTGAGCCGATCGAGCTTGGATTCGAGAAGTGTGAGCTCGTGGTAATGCGTGGCAAACAGCGTGCGGGCACCGATGCGATCGTGCAGATGCTCCACGGTCGCCCACGCCAGCGAAAGGCCGTCGTAGGTCGCCGTTCCCCGGCCCATCTCGTCCAGCAGAACGAGCGAGCGCGACGTTGCCGTGTTCAGGATGGCAGCAGTTTCGGTCATCTCCACCATGAAGGTGGAGCGGCCGCGGCTCACGTTGTCACTCGCGCCGATGCGGGTGAAGATGCGGTCGACCAGGCCAAGCCGCATGTGCGCCGCAGGCACAAAGGAGCCTGCCTGCGCCAGGATCACCAGAAGCGCCGCCATGCGCAGGTAAGTCGATTTGCCGCCCATGTTCGGTCCCGTGATAAGCGCCAGCGAAGGACCGTTCTCTGCGTCCAAGTAACCGCCGTTGGGGACGAAACGGCCGGATCCACTCTCTTCCAACCGCAGTTCGACGACCGGATGTCTCCCCTCCGCGAACTCCAGAACGCCGCCCTCGCCTGCGATCTCTGGCCGGGTCCAGTTGCGCAGCACGGCCAGGTGCGCGAAGTTCAGCAGTACATCGACTTCGGCCACCCTGCGCGCGGTTTCGCGCATGCGCGTGGCGTCGTTCAGTACCAGCCGCCTCAGTTCGCCGAAGATGCGGCGCTCCAGTTCTGCAATGCGCTCCTGTGCAGTGAGCACCTTGTGCTCGTAGTCCTTCAGCTCCGGCGTGGTGAAGCGCTCCGCATTGACCAGCGTTTGCTTGCGTTCGTAGTCGGCGGGCACGTTGGCCAGATTGCTGCGGGTGATTTCCAGGTAGTAGCCGAACACATTGTTGAAGCGCACCTTCAACGAGGCGATGCCGGTGCGGGCACGTTCGCGTTCCTCAATGGCGGCGATTGCCTCGCGACCGCTGCGTGACAGGCCGCGCAAATCGTCCAGTTCGACGTCCACGCCATCCGCGATGGCGTCCCCGTCGCCAAGCTTCAACGGCGGCTCCGGGGATAGAACGCGGGCGATTTGCCCAGCGGTATCCGTGAGCGCGTCGAAGCCATCCCGCAACGAATGCCATCGCCTCGCCGAAAGCTCGGCGAGCCCAGAGGCGATCTCCGGCAGCGCATCCAGGGTCCGGCCCAGTGCCAGCACATCTCGCGGACCGGCCGAGTCCAGCGCAAGGCGACCCAGAAGCCTCTCCAGATCCAGCACGCCCTCGAGCGCGCGCCGCAGCCGTTCGCGCCGGGCCAGCGATGCCGCTGCCTCCGCTACCGCTTCGTGCCGGGCTACGATCTCGTCGGGCTGCAGAGATGGCCGTTGCAGCCATAGCCGCAGCAGGCGTTTGCCCATCGGCGTCCGGCACTGGTCCAGTGCGTAGCAGAGGGTGGTCTGTTGCGACTCGCCGCTGAAGAGAGGCTCCGTGATCTCCAGGTTGCGCAGGCTGACCGCATCCAGTTCTAGCGCGGTCGCACGTTCATAACAGCGAGGCGTGTCCAGGTGTTCCAGATGCTCGTGCCGCGTCGATCGCAGATAATGCAGCACGGCCCCTGCCGCGGTGGCTGCCGCCGCGCGCCCGGCCATGCCGAAGCCGTCCAGCGATGGGATGCGGTAGTGCCCCTGAAGCAATGGGATCGCGTATTCCGAGGTGAACACCCAATCTTCCATCGGCGTCCGCGTGCGCACGCTGCGGAACATCTCGGTCGCGGCATCCTCTTCTTCGCCGTCCAGCGATGTCTGTACCGAGCCCAGGCGCAAGCCCTGCGGAAGCAGCAACTCGCGAGGATGCGTTCGGCTCAGTTCCTCGCAGGCGTCCTGCACGGCAGTCTTGCCGCGGAACTCGGTTGCGCGGAACTCACCCGTGGACAGGTCGAGCAGAGCCACGCCGGCGCGGTCTGCCTTGCTTTCCACCGCGAGCGCCGCCAGGTAGTTGCTCTCGGAAGGTCCGAGCGAAGAGTCCAGCGCCGTTCCCGGCGTGAGAACGCGGGTGACTTCCCGGCGCACCAGCGTTTTGGTGAGCTTGGGGTCTTCCACCTGCTCGCAGATCGCGACGCGAAACCCCCGCCGCAGCAGTTTCTGAAGGTAGCCCTCGGCAGCGTGATAGGGGACGCCGCACATGGGAACGCTGCGTTCCTTGTCGCGCGCTGTCAACGTCAGTTGCAGCTCGCGGGCAGCGACTACGGCGTCTTCATAGAAGAGTTCGTAGAAGTCGCCCATCCGGAAAAAGATGAGCGCATCCGGATGCGCAGCCTTGGCGGCGGCATGCTGCCGCATGGCCGGCGTAACTCCGTCGCCTGCTTTTTTCTCCCGAACTGCCGTTTCCGAGGCCACTGATCCGACTTCAGCATAGCGGTTTCAGTGTGGGCCCGGCACAAACAAGCGAGCCCTGCCAGGGTGGCAGGGCTCGCGCACTTGCAGTGGATCGGGATACTAGCGAGTCTGAACGTTTGCGTCGCTGCCGTGCAGCTTCACTTGTTTGTTGTAGATGCCGAGAATCAGGAACGGCGCCACCCACTGTCCGACGAACAGGGCGGCGTGATCCTTCTTTGCGATCTTGAAGCTGACCGACGCTGCGATCGAAGCAATCGCGGCGGCCAGATAAAAGCCGCTTGGAACTTTGGATGTGTAGCTCTCGATGTAGGCCGTGATCTTGCCTTCTTCTGCCTCGCCTGGCTTCACGCGCGTGTCGCCTTCTAGGTTCCAATCCATAGGTGTCTCCCTGTCCCGGGCGTCTGCCCGTTCTCACTGCGTGGGATGCAGATTTTCGGTCTGGGTTTAGTCTCGTGGCGGCACATTGCGCTGATGAACAGCAGCAAGGGGTTGTTGCCGCGCCACCGAAACCGGCCGGGCAAGGGAATGTCAGACCTATACTGGTTGATGGGGGCGGCCAGTGCTTCTCCCGCCTGGCACATGTCCCTGTTTTGGCTCAGACTCGCGGTGGTGTTGTACGGTGTGGCAGCGCTGGCGGTATTGCCGGCGGCCCTGTACGACCGTCCGCGATGGCGGCTGGTTGCAGTTCCGGCCACAGTAGCCGCTCTGCTGTTCCACTTTGTTTCGCTTGCAGAGGTGCTTGCGGCGGCGCACCGCTGGGTACCCGTGAATGCCAGCGAAGTGCAAGCAGTGCTGGCACTTCTGCTGGCCGCAGCCTTCTTACTGGTCGTGGCGGTGTACGGCAGCCTGACGATCGGTGTGGTTCTGTTGCCGGTGGTCTTCCTGCTGGGGCTGTTGCCGGCGTTTTCACCCGGGTCGCACGAACTTGCGGCACCGCTGCTGCGGTCTGGCTGGATCACGCTGCACATTCTGTTGCTGCTGGCGGCCTACGCGGCGCTGATCGTTTGCATGTTTTCCAGCGTTCTCTATTTGTTGCAGGAGAAGCGGTTGAAGGCGCGCCGCCCCGCCACAGGGCTGCTGGCGCGCATTCCGCCGTTGCAGGACCTGGATCAGATTTCGTTGCGTTCGCTTCTAATCGGCCTGCCCTGCATGACCGGTGGCTTGCTCATCGGTTCGGCACTGGCTGCCAGCGAGTATGGCGCGGTGTACTTTCGCGATCCTAAGGTGCTCCTGAGCTTTGCCATGTGGCTGGCGTATGTGGGCATGATTGCCATTCGCCGATCGGCCGGACTGCGTGGCCGGCGCGCCGTGTGGCTGTCGTCCTTCGTCTTTGTGGTCATGCTCGCGGTGTGGTCGGCGAACCAGGTGTCGACCGTACACCGCTTTGCGGGGCGCCCATGAGCCTGACCCTGCTGGGTGTCAACCACCTGAGCGCGCCGCTTGACGTTCGCGAGCGGCTGGCGATCCCTGCCGGCCGGCTGGCGGATGCGATCCGCTCGCTGGCGCATCGGCCAGGTGTGCGCGAGGCGGTCATCTTGTCCACGTGTAATCGGGTGGAACTGCTGACCGAGCAGGAGCAGGCCGCCGATCTGCGCAGCTTTCTGGGCGAGTACTTCAGCATCGCGCCCCATGAACTCGATCCCCACCTGTATGAGTTTCGCGAACGCGAGGCTGTGCGGCACCTGTTCCGCGTGGCCAGTTCGCTGGACAGCATGGTGGTGGGCGAGCCGCAGATCCTGGGCCAGGTTAAGGACAGCTACGCTGTGGCCCGCGAGGTGGGAGCGGTCTCCAGTTCACTGGAGCGCCTGCTGCAGTCGGCCTTTGCGGTTGCGAAGAAGGTACGCACCGAAACTGAGATTGGCTCGACCTCTGTTTCCATCGCGTCGGTTGCTGTGGACCTGGCAAAGCGCATCTTCGGATCGTTGCAGAGTTCGCAGGTGCTGCTGGTGGGGGCAGGAAAGATGAGCGAACTCGCGGCGCGCCATCTCATCTCCCAAGGCGCTTCTCAGATCCTGGTTGCCAACCGCACACCCGAACGTGCCCAGCGCCTGGCGGCGGAATTCCACGGACTGGCCGTACCTTTTGCCGATCTGCAGGTCCACGCTCCCAAAGCCGACATCATCATCACGTCGACCGGTGCGGGTCGCAACTTGTTCAGCGTTCCGGAGGCGCAGGCGATCCTCCACAAGCGACGGGGCAAACCGGTCTTCTTCATCGATATCGCGGTACCCCGGGACGTGGACCCGGCCGTCAACGGTGTCGATGGAGCGTTTGTGTACTCCATCGATGATCTGCAGGAAGTAGCCGCGCAGAACCTGACGGAACGATCGCGCGAAGCCGCGGCTGCAGAGCAAATCGTTGCGGACGAGGTAGACCGGTATCAGCAGCGGCTCCAGTCGCTGGATGCCGTTCCTGGTATCCGCGCCCTGCAGCAGCAGGCGGAACAACTGCGCCTCGCAGAGCTGGATCGCAACCGGGCACGACTGGCCGATCTTTCGCCGGAGCAGCAGGCCGCCGTGGAGGCGCTGACGCGCTCCCTGACGAACAAGTTCCTGCACGCACCCATGACTGCCATGCGCGAAGCTGCCAACGCCGGGGACGCCGGTTCGCTTTCCGAACTGCACCGCATTTATAAGCTGAAGCGCTAGCCTTTCGTCACCCGGCTCAAGGAACAGAATGGCGCGGTCGCCCGCAAGCCACTCGCCTCGCGCCCCCGTCATCACACTGTTTCGAGTGAGGTGAGCCCATGGCGGAAACAAGCGCGCACGAACCACGCGGATTGGGAGAACATGCCCGCGGGATCGCGAGTGAAAATGCACACCAACAGGGTTGGGGATTGAACGAGGAGCAACGCGCCCGCAGCTCTGCCGACGCCACCAACGCTGTTGGCGGAGACGACTACGACTACGGTGCCCGCGACTTTGGCGACGAGCCGATCAACATGGGCGGCAGCAAGCCGGAAGACGTAGACAAGGCGCGCGAAATGCTGCAGAAGGAGAGCGAGTAATGGCAGAAGGACACGACAGCAAGCAGGCCCGTGAAGCCTTTGAGGCAGCAGAACGAAACAGGAACGAACCCATTCCCGAAGCCGAGCGGGGCGGACACGACAAATCCCACGCCGCGCACCTGCAGACGGAGGGCAAGGCTCACACCATGCCGGAAGGAAACCACCGCCAGGGCAGTGAACCTGGGGCATTGCGCGAGCCGCCGCAAGACCCGGGCAGAATCGGAAAGACGTTCCGACGGCAATAATGCGCTCGAAATCGTCTACTCCGTTTGGAGCTTAGACAGGCCTGACGGAACCAAGTCGAAGGGCATCTCGGTAGAGAATAAGCCGCCAGGCAATAAGGCTGGCAGCTTATCTCTGCACGGCTTTCCCGCCGTCCTGCCGCTGCTTTACCATCAGCCCTATGCACCTCCGTCTCGGAAGCCGCGGATCGAAGCTTGCGCTCTGGCAGAGTCACCACGTTGCCGCTCTGCTGGAAGCGCACGGCCACAGTACGGAAATCCTCCTGATCCGCACCACGGGCGATCGCATGCAAGACCCGGCGTATGCCGCGGCGCACCCGGTCACGCCGGAACTGGATGGCAAAGGGATCTTCATCAAGGAGATCGAAGAAGCGCTTCTGGCCGGCACCATCGACCTGGCCGTGCACTCGCTTAAGGATCTTCCGACCCAGCTCGACGAACGTTTCACGCTCGCTGCCATCCCTGAGCGTGCCGATCCGCGGGATGCCCTGTTGTGCCCCGAGTGGTTGCAGTTGCACACCCTGCCACAAGGTGCCCGTGTCGGGACAACATCTCCGCGGCGGGTTGCGCAACTGCTGGCGCATCGGCCAGACCTGGAATTCATCGGCATCCGTGGCAACATTGATACCCGGATCCGCAAGCTGGCAGCCGGCGAGTGCGACGCACTGGTGTTGGCCTGCGCTGGAATCGATCGCCTCGGCGGCGGCCTTCTCCGGCCGGTGGAACTCGATCCGCAGCATCCGGAGTTCGGGCGCGCGCCGCACATTGAGTGCATCACTCATCCGGACAGCAATCATCTTGCCCACGCCGAGCACGGCGACGATTGGCCGGGCCAGGCAGATTGGATCAGGGAACGGTTCGATCCGGCGGTGCTGTGCCCGGCACCGGGGCAGGGCGCGCTCGCCATTGAAACGCTGGCCCGCGAGGCAGAGGTGATCGCCGCCACGGCAGTGTTGGACGATGCGAGCACGCGCTTCGCAGTGGAAGCGGAGCGTTGGCTGCTTCATGGCCTGGGTGGAGGCTGCAGTTTGCCCGTTGGCGCTCTGTGTACGCTACGTGGTGGGGCCGCTACGCTGCAGGCGAACGTGACTGCGCCGGACGGGGAACGCATGATTACCCTGACCGAGCAGGCCGCCAGCGAGGAATCGGCGGAGGTCTTCGGCACGCGCATCGCGGCACACCTGGTGACTTTGGGCGCAAACGCGCTGCTGAACGGCGAAGACGTGCTCGACGCTGAATTCGCAGACTCACTGCGGTAGCCGGTGCCAGCTCCGGGAAAGCGCGTCTTGGTGACACGGGCGGCGCACCAGGCCTCCTCACTGGGGGACGCACTCGCTGCCCGTGGGCTCACCGTTGTCGCCATTCCAGCAATTGCTTTGGAGCAACCTACGGACGAGTACGGTGCGCTGCACAGCGCGCTGGAGCGCCTGGACGAGTTCGACTGGCTGCTCTTCACCTCCGCCAATGCGGTAGAGGTGTTTGCGCGCGAATGTGACGAGCTCGGCATCGACGATGTGCCACGCCGCATCGGCAGCATTGGCGCGGCGACCTCACGCGCTTTACAGCAGGCCGGTCTGCGCGTGAGCCTGCAGCCTTCTACAGCCGTGAGTGAAACGTTCGCGGCGGAGCTGAAGCCGCATGTGCGTCATCAGCAGGTGCTGCTGGTGCAGGCTGAGTCGGCACGCGATGTTCTTCCGCGCGAACTCCGCTCGGCTGGCGCTGAGGTGCTGGTGGTGCCGGCGTACCGGACTGTCGTTCCGGTGGAGTCGGCCGATGCGCTCCGCCGCGAACTCCCTCGGCTCGATGCGGCCACCTTCACCAGCTCGTCTAGTGTGCGCAACCTGCTGGAATTGTGCGATGCCGCTGGACTGACACTTCCGCGCAACATCGTGCTCGCCAGCATCGGGCCCATCACCTCGCAAACGCTGCGGGCGTGTGGGTACGAGCCACAGGTCGAGGCGCCGGTTGCGGACGTCGAGGTGCTGGCGAGTTTGCTGGCGAAACACCTGAGCCGAACCTAGTGTGAACTCCAGGTTTTGTCGGCGGAGTTACAGCTCGTTTCGAGAGAGCAGTCTGCGCACTTGGGCTTGCGGGCCTCGCAGATCTGTCGGCCGTGATGGATCAGTTGATGGGAGAAGTCGATCCACTTGTCCTGCGGCAGGATCGCCATCAGGTCGCGCTCGACCTTGACTGGGTCGTCGTTGACAGTCAGCTCAAGCCGGCGTGACAGACGCAGCACATGCGTGTCGACCACCACGCCGCTCGCGATGCCGTACCACGACCCCAGCACCACGTTGCTGGTCTTGCGCGCCGCGCCGGGTATGCGCAGCATCTCGTCCATGGTCTGCGGCACCTCGCCGCCGAACTCATTGACCACGACCTTGGCAGCGCCCACCAGCGACTTCGACTTCTGGCGGAAGAAACTAAGAGACTTGATGATCTCCTGAATCGCCTCGGGCTGGGCGTGCGCCATGGCCTGGGGTGTGGGGTAGGCATGGAACAGGGCAGGGGTGACCATGTTGACGCGCGCGTCAGTACACTGCGCGCTCAGGATGGTCGCCACCGTCAGCTCCCATGCGTTCGTGTGGTTGAGCGCACACACCGCATCGGGGTAGGTCTTCTGCAACGCGTCGACAATGGCGGCGACCCGCTCTGGCGCCAACGGCTTCTTTGTCTTGCCGGGCCGCCGCTTTGGCGCTACCGGTTCGGTCGCTGCAATCTGCCGGGCACGCACACCCTTTGCAACGGCAGCCGTCTTGGTTGCCGATCGCCTCGCAGGAACCGCTTTCTTCGCGACCATTAGCCGAGCTGATCCAGCATCTGCAGCGCTGTCATCCGCACGCAGGAGAAGATCGGATAGTCCTTGAGCGTATACATGCTGATCTCTGTTTCGCGCAACTGCTGGACCAGGTCGACGAAGTCTTCTGGGAAGTTCGTCTCAAACGCGACAACGAATTCCTGGTCGTCGATGCCGAAGCTATAGGTCGTATTCAGCTTTACGCGCGGGTAAGCCAGGCCGATGCGGATGTGCTCATCCATGAGGCGGCGGCGTTCTTCAAGCGACAGCAGGTACCACGGACGCGTCTTCCAAAACGGGTAGATGAAGATGTACTTGTGTCCGCCGGGACGGATGGCTCCTCGGCCTTCGCCTTCGCTCTCATCTTCGCGATCGATCTGGTACTGCGACCGCTTGGTCATGGAGAGAAAGTGATGCGGAATGGTGAGATAGCCGCCCAGCGGAGTTGCAAGTAGCTCCGCGCGCATCGTGTTCATCTCGGCAACGGAATAGCAGATGGACCATACGCAGAAGTCGGCGTCACCACGGGTGCCGATGGTGGAGTAAGTGAGCGAAAGGAACTCGCCCGGCCGGTTCCACCGTTGCAGAACGCCCGCGAACGCGGCTTTGTGCTCGGCCTTCACGTGCTCAGGCAGGCGCTTCCATTCCGGCATGATCTTGTAGAACGAGAATGCTACGATCTGGCGCTTTACGGGCGCGCCGCCCCCATGCTGCGGCCGTGCGCCGTATCCCGTTGCAGGCGCCTGCTGCGGGGTGATGGTGTGCGCAGAGGAGGTTGCTGCGGGAGCCTCGGCGGCGGGATGGGTCGCGGTTTCTGCCATTCCTCAAGGATACGAGCCCGGCACAACGGCAGCAAGCGTTCCCCTGCGCCACCGCGCCAACCCATGCGGATCGCTATACTTCAGAAGACCTCCACATGACTGAAAAGATCATTACCTTTCTTTTGCCCTACATCACGGGCATTATCGTCGCGATCGGCTATCCAGGCGTCGCCCTTCTCATGGCGATCGAGTCGGCCTGCATCCCGCTGCCCAGCGAGATCATCATGCCGTTCGCCGGGTACGTGGTGTGGCAGGGCAAGATGAACCTTTTGGCGGCAGCGACGGCGGGCGCCATCGGTTGCAACCTGGGCTCGGTGGTTGCGTACTGGATCGGAGCCTACGGAGGTCGCCCGCTGGTCGAAAGGTATGGGCGATACGTTCTGATGAGCCGCCGCGACCTGGATCGCGTGGACCACTATTTCCAGAAGTACGGCGGAATCACCGTTCTGATCGGTCGCCTGCTTCCCGTCGTCCGCACCTTTATCGCGCTGCCTGCGGGCATCGCGCGCATGCCGCAGCTTCGGTTTCACCTGTACACGTTGATTGGTTCGTGGCCGTGGTGCTTTGCGCTTGCCTACATGGGCATGAAGGCGGGCGCAAGCTGGAACGATCCGAACTCCAAACTGAAGCATGTGCTGCACAAGGCGGATGCGGCCGTGATCGTGCTGGTGCTGGTGGCAGTGGTTTGGTTCGTCTGGTCTCACCTGAAGCACCGGGACGATCTGCAGACCGCTTAGAAGACTTAGCGGGGGTGGCCTGTCACCGGGCCGCTGCGCGGTCGGCTGCGGGCGCCAGTTGCTCGGCAAGTGTGCTGCCGGTTGCGGCGTGCGGCGAAGGCGCGGCGGCTACCGGCACCATCGTGGTGTGTGGCCCGCGAGCATCAGCGCTGGCCGATCGCGGCGTTCCAACGTCTCCCGTTACGACGATGTCCACACGCCGATTCTTCGCACGCCCTTCGACTGTGGAGTTCGAGGCGGCCGGGTGGAACTCACCATAGCCGGCAAGGGTGAAGCGGGAGGGCGCGATTCGGCTCGCCTGCATCAAGGCTTCCGCGACCGCCGCTGCGCGCGCCGTGGACAGCTCAAAGTTGGATCGGAACCGTTCTGAGTGGATGGGCTGATCGTCCGTGTGTCCCTCCACCCGCAGCTCGCGATCGGGCAGTGTTGCAGCGATCTTGCGCAACAGAAGTTTCGCCGCGGGACTCAGGTCGGCCGAGCCCGACGCAAACAGGCCCGCATCGCTCAGTGAAACCGTGGTTCCGCTGCCATCGGAGCGCACGGACGCGGAACCCTGCAGAGCATCTCCGGCAACGGCCTTCTGCACCGCGGCTTCCACCGCCTTCGGAGAAGCGTGCGCTCCACCAACGCCGCTGTCGGGCGCATTTGGCAAAGGCATCATTAGCGGCGCCGGCGCTCCCTGGCTATTACCTGCCCCGGGCTCCAGGGGCGGAGTCTTGGCGTGTGCGTCAAAAGCACCGTTGTCGCTGAACGCGCTCTGCATTGCGGCAGCCATCGCCGCTGTTTTCTTCTTGTCGCTGACGCTGGACGCGAAGAGAACGACGAAAAAGGCGAACAGCAGTGTGAGCAGATCGGCGTAGCTGACCAGCCATCGTTCGTGGTTTACGTGTTCCGCGTGCTTCTTCTTTGCCATGCGACTAGGCCTTTGCTTCCGCGGCGCCGTGCGCCAGGAAGGTGCGCAGCTTCGTCTCGATCATGCGCGGGTTCAGCCCTTCCAGGATGCCGACAACCCCCTCCAGCATCATCTCTTTCACCATCAACTCTTCTTTGTGGCGGATCTTCAGCTTGCCAGCGGCAGGCAGGCAAAACAGGTTGGACAGGGCTACCCCGTAGATCGTGGCGACAAAGGCCACGGCGATGCCCTTGCCAACTTCGTCGATGTTGTCCAGGTGCTGCATGACC contains:
- a CDS encoding anhydro-N-acetylmuramic acid kinase, with amino-acid sequence MSSTDRVEAKRRQQRASLPYPPPGPLVVAGVMSGTSADGVDVALVRISPGRSDGTPRIKLLGHTHSAYPSRLRAAVLAAMDARSISTAELARLHWRLGEVYAEAILAAEAQLGTRAKLAGVHGQTVYHQGAPAKYLGTTLRCTWQLGEAAEIAARTGLPVVSDFRPADMAAGGQGAPLVPMLDRVLYAHPTRNRILQNLGGIANMAALPAGSTEVLAFDSGPANVVIDGAMQRLYNKRLDRDGRTAAKGQILQAVLADSLRHLYFAEPAPKSCGREEFGGTFVDRFIAQCRTAEGADADVIATATALTAESILEAYRRFVWPFLGQHAPLADAAEYIVAGGGSRNASLMRMLREGLEPLGIEVSTSDDTGIPAEAKEAVAFALLAWLRWHGLPGNVPSATGAKGPVLLGRITL
- the mutS gene encoding DNA mismatch repair protein MutS, which translates into the protein MRQHAAAKAAHPDALIFFRMGDFYELFYEDAVVAARELQLTLTARDKERSVPMCGVPYHAAEGYLQKLLRRGFRVAICEQVEDPKLTKTLVRREVTRVLTPGTALDSSLGPSESNYLAALAVESKADRAGVALLDLSTGEFRATEFRGKTAVQDACEELSRTHPRELLLPQGLRLGSVQTSLDGEEEDAATEMFRSVRTRTPMEDWVFTSEYAIPLLQGHYRIPSLDGFGMAGRAAAATAAGAVLHYLRSTRHEHLEHLDTPRCYERATALELDAVSLRNLEITEPLFSGESQQTTLCYALDQCRTPMGKRLLRLWLQRPSLQPDEIVARHEAVAEAAASLARRERLRRALEGVLDLERLLGRLALDSAGPRDVLALGRTLDALPEIASGLAELSARRWHSLRDGFDALTDTAGQIARVLSPEPPLKLGDGDAIADGVDVELDDLRGLSRSGREAIAAIEERERARTGIASLKVRFNNVFGYYLEITRSNLANVPADYERKQTLVNAERFTTPELKDYEHKVLTAQERIAELERRIFGELRRLVLNDATRMRETARRVAEVDVLLNFAHLAVLRNWTRPEIAGEGGVLEFAEGRHPVVELRLEESGSGRFVPNGGYLDAENGPSLALITGPNMGGKSTYLRMAALLVILAQAGSFVPAAHMRLGLVDRIFTRIGASDNVSRGRSTFMVEMTETAAILNTATSRSLVLLDEMGRGTATYDGLSLAWATVEHLHDRIGARTLFATHYHELTLLESKLDRLKNLRVACREGGAGIVFLHQVESGAADRSYGIEVAKLAGVPRVVIERARAVLKLHEKAESAGVAAGAAVVQAAEPALQMTMFTPLSQRVVDRVRSTDVDRMTPMEALQLLAELKQEIEQ
- a CDS encoding cytochrome c biogenesis protein, with amino-acid sequence MSLFWLRLAVVLYGVAALAVLPAALYDRPRWRLVAVPATVAALLFHFVSLAEVLAAAHRWVPVNASEVQAVLALLLAAAFLLVVAVYGSLTIGVVLLPVVFLLGLLPAFSPGSHELAAPLLRSGWITLHILLLLAAYAALIVCMFSSVLYLLQEKRLKARRPATGLLARIPPLQDLDQISLRSLLIGLPCMTGGLLIGSALAASEYGAVYFRDPKVLLSFAMWLAYVGMIAIRRSAGLRGRRAVWLSSFVFVVMLAVWSANQVSTVHRFAGRP
- the hemA gene encoding glutamyl-tRNA reductase, which produces MSLTLLGVNHLSAPLDVRERLAIPAGRLADAIRSLAHRPGVREAVILSTCNRVELLTEQEQAADLRSFLGEYFSIAPHELDPHLYEFREREAVRHLFRVASSLDSMVVGEPQILGQVKDSYAVAREVGAVSSSLERLLQSAFAVAKKVRTETEIGSTSVSIASVAVDLAKRIFGSLQSSQVLLVGAGKMSELAARHLISQGASQILVANRTPERAQRLAAEFHGLAVPFADLQVHAPKADIIITSTGAGRNLFSVPEAQAILHKRRGKPVFFIDIAVPRDVDPAVNGVDGAFVYSIDDLQEVAAQNLTERSREAAAAEQIVADEVDRYQQRLQSLDAVPGIRALQQQAEQLRLAELDRNRARLADLSPEQQAAVEALTRSLTNKFLHAPMTAMREAANAGDAGSLSELHRIYKLKR
- the hemC gene encoding hydroxymethylbilane synthase encodes the protein MHLRLGSRGSKLALWQSHHVAALLEAHGHSTEILLIRTTGDRMQDPAYAAAHPVTPELDGKGIFIKEIEEALLAGTIDLAVHSLKDLPTQLDERFTLAAIPERADPRDALLCPEWLQLHTLPQGARVGTTSPRRVAQLLAHRPDLEFIGIRGNIDTRIRKLAAGECDALVLACAGIDRLGGGLLRPVELDPQHPEFGRAPHIECITHPDSNHLAHAEHGDDWPGQADWIRERFDPAVLCPAPGQGALAIETLAREAEVIAATAVLDDASTRFAVEAERWLLHGLGGGCSLPVGALCTLRGGAATLQANVTAPDGERMITLTEQAASEESAEVFGTRIAAHLVTLGANALLNGEDVLDAEFADSLR
- a CDS encoding uroporphyrinogen-III synthase, producing the protein MTRAAHQASSLGDALAARGLTVVAIPAIALEQPTDEYGALHSALERLDEFDWLLFTSANAVEVFARECDELGIDDVPRRIGSIGAATSRALQQAGLRVSLQPSTAVSETFAAELKPHVRHQQVLLVQAESARDVLPRELRSAGAEVLVVPAYRTVVPVESADALRRELPRLDAATFTSSSSVRNLLELCDAAGLTLPRNIVLASIGPITSQTLRACGYEPQVEAPVADVEVLASLLAKHLSRT
- the nth gene encoding endonuclease III, which produces MVAKKAVPARRSATKTAAVAKGVRARQIAATEPVAPKRRPGKTKKPLAPERVAAIVDALQKTYPDAVCALNHTNAWELTVATILSAQCTDARVNMVTPALFHAYPTPQAMAHAQPEAIQEIIKSLSFFRQKSKSLVGAAKVVVNEFGGEVPQTMDEMLRIPGAARKTSNVVLGSWYGIASGVVVDTHVLRLSRRLELTVNDDPVKVERDLMAILPQDKWIDFSHQLIHHGRQICEARKPKCADCSLETSCNSADKTWSSH
- a CDS encoding chlorite dismutase family protein translates to MAETATHPAAEAPAATSSAHTITPQQAPATGYGARPQHGGGAPVKRQIVAFSFYKIMPEWKRLPEHVKAEHKAAFAGVLQRWNRPGEFLSLTYSTIGTRGDADFCVWSICYSVAEMNTMRAELLATPLGGYLTIPHHFLSMTKRSQYQIDREDESEGEGRGAIRPGGHKYIFIYPFWKTRPWYLLSLEERRRLMDEHIRIGLAYPRVKLNTTYSFGIDDQEFVVAFETNFPEDFVDLVQQLRETEISMYTLKDYPIFSCVRMTALQMLDQLG